One window of the Planctomycetia bacterium genome contains the following:
- a CDS encoding cysteine desulfurase family protein translates to MTSPIDARMIYLDYNATTPLAPCVQEGILPFLAEHYGNPSSGHALGKAAHAAVDDARVRVAQLLGASSDEILFTSGGTESNNLALKGHFDASGAERRHLVISAFEHPAVAAPARYLERRGATVSTVGCDARGVVNPADVAAAIQPDTFLVSIMLANNEIGTIQPLRAMAEICRERGVILHSDAAQAVGKIPINVSQLGVDLLTVAGHKFYAPKGVGALYVRRGVHLEPLLHGAGHEAGLRAGTENVAQIVGLGVAAEFASRHLDASQSRLATLRERLWSQLLESIPEITWNGAGAALLPNTLSVNFPRVRGSALLARLPDICASTGAACHSGETSLSATQRALGLSPQIAEGTVRLSLGLYNDEEEIDRAANQIIAAWEALR, encoded by the coding sequence GTGACTTCGCCCATCGACGCGCGCATGATCTATCTCGACTACAACGCGACCACGCCGCTCGCACCTTGCGTGCAGGAAGGCATACTGCCGTTTCTGGCGGAACACTATGGCAATCCATCCAGCGGGCATGCGCTCGGGAAAGCAGCGCATGCCGCGGTGGACGATGCCCGCGTTCGGGTCGCGCAATTACTCGGCGCATCCAGCGACGAGATCCTCTTCACGTCAGGCGGCACCGAAAGCAATAACCTGGCGCTCAAAGGCCACTTCGATGCATCCGGGGCCGAGCGACGCCATTTGGTCATTTCTGCTTTCGAACATCCGGCGGTCGCGGCGCCCGCGCGTTATCTCGAGCGCCGCGGCGCGACGGTTTCAACGGTCGGGTGCGACGCGCGCGGCGTCGTGAATCCCGCCGACGTCGCCGCTGCAATACAACCGGACACGTTCCTGGTCAGCATCATGTTGGCCAACAACGAGATCGGCACAATTCAACCGCTTCGCGCAATGGCGGAAATTTGTCGCGAGCGCGGTGTCATCTTGCATTCGGACGCAGCCCAAGCAGTCGGAAAGATTCCGATTAACGTGTCGCAACTCGGCGTCGACCTGCTGACCGTCGCGGGGCACAAGTTCTATGCGCCCAAGGGCGTCGGCGCGCTTTATGTGCGCCGTGGAGTGCATTTGGAGCCGTTGCTGCACGGCGCCGGCCACGAAGCTGGACTTCGCGCTGGAACGGAGAACGTGGCCCAAATTGTCGGCCTCGGCGTCGCGGCTGAATTCGCTTCACGCCATCTGGATGCCTCGCAGTCGCGACTGGCAACACTGCGCGAGCGGCTGTGGTCGCAGTTGCTTGAGAGCATCCCGGAAATCACTTGGAACGGCGCCGGCGCGGCGCTGTTGCCGAACACGCTCTCCGTAAACTTTCCGCGAGTGCGCGGCTCCGCGTTGTTGGCTCGCCTGCCGGACATTTGTGCCTCGACCGGCGCGGCGTGCCATTCCGGCGAGACGTCGCTCTCGGCGACGCAACGCGCCTTAGGACTATCGCCGCAGATCGCGGAGGGCACGGTCCGCTTGAGCCTCGGGCTGTACAACGACGAGGAAGAAATTGACCGCGCCGCGAATCAAATCATCGCCGCTTGGGAGGCGCTCCGTTGA
- a CDS encoding DUF3467 domain-containing protein, translating into MSKSSEQPEAAPAAEAAPAPQQQQRQQVQVDDSKANAAYANFCRVTGTPEELIIDFGLNPQPFGVPQEAVMVTQRIVTNYYTAKRMLHALTLTVQRHEQAFGVLETDVQKRVVPSVRAQMAAAAGQK; encoded by the coding sequence GTGTCCAAGTCCAGCGAACAACCGGAAGCCGCCCCGGCCGCCGAAGCGGCGCCGGCTCCGCAACAGCAGCAGCGTCAACAAGTCCAAGTCGATGATTCCAAGGCCAACGCCGCGTACGCTAATTTCTGCCGCGTCACCGGCACGCCGGAAGAACTGATCATCGACTTCGGGCTGAACCCGCAACCGTTCGGCGTACCGCAAGAAGCCGTCATGGTCACGCAGCGGATCGTAACGAATTACTACACCGCCAAGCGGATGCTGCACGCCCTGACCCTCACCGTGCAACGCCACGAGCAAGCCTTCGGCGTCCTGGAAACCGACGTGCAGAAGCGCGTCGTCCCGAGCGTCCGCGCCCAGATGGCTGCTGCTGCCGGCCAGAAGTAA